The Primulina tabacum isolate GXHZ01 chromosome 10, ASM2559414v2, whole genome shotgun sequence region TTACATAATCTTCGCCTGCAGCATGGTCGCATGTTGGACATGAGTTTATGATCCTCGTCCTTTTTATTTCTTTGTCGATTTACTTATCACACTTATGCATTGTTGTTTTCCATGATACGATAAATTTTTACATTGTAATGCATTGATGTTGCTGAAATTCGGGATGGTAGCTGGGAGCTCGGATCTTCACTTGGGGAGCTCGGATCGGACCTTCGAAATATGGAAACACAAACAAGGCTTACAGGGGTTTTCACCCGACCTCAACTCAGGATCTCTGATTACGTCAGACCTCACATCGCCTTGGTTACGCCAAGCTTATAAGAGTTTTCACCCGAACTTAGCTCAAGAGCTCTGATCACGTTAGAACTCACATGGCCTTGGTCACGCCAGGCTTATATGGGTTTTCACCCGACCTCATCTCAGGAGCTCTGATTACGTTAGACCTCAAATCGCATTGATCACGTCAGGCTTATAAGGGCTTTCACCTGACCTCAGCTCAGGAGCTTTAATAACGTCAGAGCTCACATCATCTTAGTTACGCCAAGCTTATAAAAGTTTTCACCCGACCTCGGCTCAGGAGCTCTGATTACGTCTGAGCTCACATCGCCTCGGTTATGCTAGGCTTATATTGGTTGTCACCTGAATTCAGCTCAAGAGCTCTGATCGCGTCAGAGCTCACATCGCCTTGGTCACGCTAGGCATAGAGGGGTTTTCACCCGAACTCAGCTCAGGACCTCTAATTACGTCAGACCTCACAGTCGCCTTGGTTACGTCAAGCttataagggttttcacccgACCTCGGTTCAAGAGCTTTGATTACTTCAGAGCTCCCATCATCTTGGTTACTCCTTAGACAAATGCTCTGCCAATGTTGTCCGAATGTTCGGATCATCCCCATTTTTTAACCTAAAGGTGTTTTACCACTCAATTTAGGTTGAGCTTCAACATGATGGTAGAGGTCCACCATCTTCAAGTGATCGTCGTGGTGATTATCGTGGGGGAAATGGTGGTGGAAGTTGATATGGAGTTTTCCTGTCTTTAAGAGTACCGAGGTGCTGCCCAGATATATTTGAAAGTTCTTTTGGGCTTGGCCGCATTTTAATGTTTGTTTTCTGTTGTGTAATTTTATCTGCTCCTTATGTATAGTTGTGATTTTATACTGAAGTTATTATCCTGAGACTTCTATCTTTGGACTCCCAACAAGATTTGAAGGCCTACTGATTATCAATTTATCAACTAACTTTGTAAGCTATAAGCTTTGGTCTTTGTAGCTTGTGTGTTATTTACTTGTGTAACATATCGGGAtcatatgaaaaaataaaagatgTCTGTTTTGCTGAAGTTTATCATGACGGTGAAGGTGTTACATTTTCATCTTTCTAATGGTATATTTGGCTCTATgcttgtgtgtgtgttttttttttttttatatatagatcagttacaagtcatacattttttttatcattaatttttttgctTCTCCGATCTGTGATTTGAAGGGTTGATGAACAAAAAATTGACATTTTGGTCATGAATGAAGGTCAACTTTTTCACATTTGTTGTCTGAATCAGAAGCAACTCTTGAGTTTTTTTTCGGCATTGAAACCTTCTATTCAAATAGAATATGCTGCAAGTAAATGGCAGAAATTTGTTGTAGAGTTGCGTATGTTTTTTGTGTTTGCAATTTGATAATTAATATCTGAAGCATTTGATCAATCAGATTCGGAAACTTGATTATACCAAATTCATAGATCTTTGGACGATATAACTTGTATCCGGTTCAGGAGATGGTTTTCTCGGCCCACTCCATATATTTTTACTCCGCGGACTCTGATTCTTCTGCATGGAGTGATTCTAGTTTTATCTGCGTATTTATTTCGGTATACTTGTTTACACCTGCACTTAGCCTTCTATGGAGGTCTcggtctagtccccctccccATTTAGGTGTTATCTCGTTTGTACGGATGataattttatgctttatatatttatacacaGGTGTTCGCCAAACTCCCGCCGCAATGGCggtttctcaaaaaaaaaaattaccttCAGTTTTTTTTCCTTCCCATTTTTTTATTGACTTATGTTTGCAAAGTTGCTTGGATTTTAAAATGTAACATAttaccccaaaaaaaaaaaaagagtttcGAAACCTTATTTTAGACCAGGGACAATTCGGTCCATATGTGATTTGTAACACACTGGTAACTAAATGCACAAGTTACCACTTAGTTTGAGAACTTACTTCGTTTGTTTTAATGTACTTTCataccatattttttaaattttctttaagtTATGCCTTACAACAATAAGTGTGGCCTCCTAATAAGTACACACGAAAAATTTAGGACAATGTATATATTTGATTATTCCGTCTTTATTACCTATATGTGGGTATTAAAGAAATTAATGCATGtataatttgaatttataaGGTAAAATATACTTATATTTTAGAAGTACAATTTTCCCTGTTTTAATAATTCATCGGTGTTGAAACTTAGGTAtcatgtgtgtatatatatatatatatatatatacaggaTGAATTTTGTCGGATGTTAGAACGAATCATTGCTTTGAACCCGAGACAACATTTTGATGCCATGAAAAAGTGTTAAATATGTTTAGCAAGATAATTGAGTAATTGAATGAGCATCATGCATGATAGAAAATCTGAACCTTCGAGACAAGTAATTTTGGATAAAAATCATAGAATATTTCTATGGTGCTCAACCGAATCACGCCAAGAGGTTATATTATTTGtactcattttaaataaaaggaATGACATTTATTAATCTTGAGCAAATTAATCAGGTTCAATGTGTTGGAGATTGGAGtcagaaaaaaaaatcgagcaTTCCtcgatttttttaatatatttaaggGAAATTACATAAATCATGTTTATGTAATTTTAATTACTAAAACTTGCcctttgaaaatataaaaaattcaatttaaatataaaaattcaactCATACTCCATCAAATATCCTAATACAAAAAACTTAATATAAACTCTACCTAAATGAAAAACTCAACTCAAATTTGATTTAATGATGAAAAACTCGATCcaaattcaaatataaaaattcaactCAAACTCCACCCaaatgaaaaaatttgaaacaaatATAAAAACTCAACTCAAACTTCACTCAAATGAAACATTCAACTCAAACTCGACCATTGATGAAAAATTAGAGTTGAACTCGTTTCAGTGATAAAAACTCGATCAGAATATCGACTCAGTGATGAAAAATTAAACTCAAACTCGACTCAATGGAAAAATTAAACCCAAACTCAACCCAAGAATTCTCAGTggttttatatattttagtgcATTCATAAATGCACTCTAATAAACTTGGACAATGTTTGACTCGTAAAATGACATTGTGAATGatgtatgatatatatatatatatatatatatatatatataacataataatatATGACTCGTCATTTATATCAAACGGTACCTTACGAGATAATATAGGGATCGTTCATACAATTTTCCCATTTTAAGTAATATAGATATTATAGTATCAGTGCAAAAATACAAAGTTATGCAACTTTTGTCCGTCTAGCATACATAAGTCAGCACATTCGATCGGTATATTCTTTTACGAGCTCGCACAATTAATTGTTactaataaataataatcttttatcGGTCtactaaattaatataattctcaactaattaattatatatatagcaAGACGAAATTTGGAGCTAGCCAGATTTGAATATTGAAACTGtataaactattattattttcCTTGGCATTGGAGTTGATTGTTTGTATGCCATGTCATGAAAATGAAAAGAATCAAactcaagttttttttttttaaatccatttCAATATTGTGTCAGTTATCCTACAGTGTATTTGTAGATCATGAGAGTTTGTTGACCGTTGATTGGTGTCGAAATGGAGCACGTGGttcgaaatttaaatattaaagttATTGATTTATGAGATATCATTTCGTACTATGAAACACTTGTAGCAGAATTTAATCGTTGTATATTTTTCAATGTGACGAGTGACGCACGATTGTCATTATACGAGTtattatgattatatatatccCTTATGATGGTTGATTTTTGATTCAATAATTGCTACAAGAGTCAACGTATTCACTTGTCTAATTTTCATGAGTTGCAAATTGATGATTTTATGGAAGAAAAATTGTAGAATAGcaagaaatatttttcttctcgaaagatatttttaaatgatgaaaatataaaatgaaaaatctatCCGACCAATTTGGCAAAGATTCTGCCCCCTAATTTTGGCCTTGTGGAGTCTGGGATCTAACTTTATATTTTAATGCTCAGGAAAAATAATTGATTGATATATATACAAACATAATAATGGTGATGTGAGCTTGCATCTCTATAAATTTAGGTAGAATTAGCCAGTTTACTTCAACATTCCAGTAGAAGTATATCAATGGAGCATGAAATGATCAATTTTGATTCTTTCGACATTGATACCTTCAGTCTTTCCTCCATTCAAGACACGttaacttcaaataatttcGGAAATGACATTGAAAATTTTCTGCAGCTCGATTCAGATCACACATACTTCGATCATCAGGTCTATCCAGACGGCGTTTTTGAACTTGAAAatgttcaagaaaattcaacATTTCAGCATCAAGAAATATTGGACAATACTGAGAACTCAAATTCGGAAGAAATCCAAGACGGATCCATGGAAAGCTGCCATTTGATTGATCTTCTACTCAAAGGAGCCGAAGCTGTTGAAGCAGAAAATTGGCTTCTTGCTTCGAAAATCGTCACCAGACTCAATAATCTTTTGTCTGATCAAGAAAATGGAGACAACCCTCTAGTGAGATTAGCCTTATATTTCACTGAAGGGTTGATCTACAAGAGTCTTGGTTCTCCCGAGTTGCTAGAGGACTCCATTTTACCACAAACCGACACATTTCCAGCCTTCCAAATATTCCAAGAATTGTCCCCTTACATGAAATTCGCGCATTTTACAGCTAATCAGGCTATCTTGGAGGCtattcaatatcatcaagaattgcatattctggattttgACGTTATGGAGGGTGCCCAATGGCCTCCCCTGATGTCCGATCTTTCATCCAGACACGAGTATGCAGACGTCTCGTTAAGAATCACAGGTGTTATCACGGATGAGAAAATTTTCGATCATGTTAGACAAACGGGGGTCAGATTACAAGAATTTGCGAAGTCGATTAATCTGAACTTCATATTCGATCAATTTTTCATGAGAAGAGATCAAGATTTTGAAGATCTTGAAGTTTCATCAGACACTCTAGTAGCTAATATAATGTTACACCAACTACACATGCCACAAAAGGAAATGTCACTAGTGAAGATTTTCTTGAATGGTATCAACCAACATTTATCCCCTAAAATTGTCATCTTGGTTGAAAATGAACTTTTCAACTTTCAAAGAGTTCCATCAATGTCATTTGCTGAGTTTTTCAACGAAGCCCTCCAACATTACGGCTCGATTTCAGATTCTCTGCTCACAGGATTCGGAAGAGGATACAAATCAGCAGTAAAATTAGTGGAAAAAGTGTTCATGAGAATGAGGATCTTAGAGAGTTTAAaagagtttcctagcctgagaAGGGAAATGGAGAATTGGACAAATGAGTGGCCTTGTTCAAAAGGGTTTAGGCCAATTCCTGTGAGTTCTTGCAATGTGACTCAAGCTAAGTTTTTGGTCAGTTTGTTCAAAGGAGGATATTGGGTGCTAAATGAGAAGACAAGGTTGTCTTTGTGCTGGAAATCTAGGCCGTTGATCGCAGCTTCTGTTTGGGTTACAAAAACtcaaaagaaatttaaattttgaatatattatatgAAGTAATGAACATTGCAAATTTGACAGTTGTTACTTTGCGATATACAACCAAATTTCGTACTCTGATAACTCAAGAAGCCAAAATCTCAAAAACTATTATGCAACTTCTAATGGATAACCCAAGTGTCTGTATTACATATCCAAGTTATGTATTTGGCAAATCTAAAATTTTAGttgataaattatttatataatttataagaTACACACTGGGAtaagaataattaatttatttaacgtTTATATTTTATTACAGCCAAAGAATCTGAGGATGTTTGGTTAGATATTGtgttattttcaattaaaaCTTTCTTGGACCACCTATTGTGATGAAGGTTTTCTTCGGTGTATCTCAAATTTTGTTGTAAAAAATACTTTCTTCATATTACATTTACCTTTCattaattattaaacaaaaaagaTCTTATATAATATGACGTGTATCGGTGCAGtcctagaaaaaaaaaaagaagattgTATGTAAAAATCTCCATATTTTCGTCCCCTCAGCATAtttattcaacaataaataaataattttgttgCAAAGAAAAAGAAGATTTCTCACATAAGTTGAAGAAACCGACTGGTAATTACTGTGGTAGAATTTGATTTGGAAAAAAATGTTGAGATTTTTCATAAACCCTTCATCCAAGATGTCCACACTTCATCTTCTACGAGCCTTGTTATCCGAAAACTGaagtagaaaaacacgaaaggCGGTAGAAAAGAAATCATAGAAAGCCAGCGATCTTCTCGGGAGGTGAAGAATTGAAATCAGGGTTACTGTTGTATTGCGTTCTTCTGCAGAATAATGGCTCTTTCGACCTCCTTTTGCAGCCCCATGACCTCTTCCGCGCCACTTTGTTTCTTGAGACCTAAGGCCCCAGTGCTTGTGGGAGTTTGGAGCTCTTACTATCATATGGTTATCAACTGTTGCTCTTCTGAAAAGGGTCCCAACTCAGACCCTGTGAATTTCAGGTGTTCTCATCCTTCATTGCTGTATCTTTTCTAGCTAATATCTCTCTAGTGTTTGCTTTTGTTGGTGAATTTGTGTACTCAATTGCGAGTGGTTTGGGGGATTGCTTGCAAATTGTTCAGTGGTGCGTGGATGTTTCTCGGAATTGTGATTCTATATTGCAGATGCTGGTTCTTGTGGGTATATCAAGGAGAATAACCTTGGTCAAGGTTATTTTGCTGACTACCTTGTGATATTCACAATGGGTTGTTATTTGTGTTAGAGTGAAATGTTCCCCAAATAGTTGTCTGTTTTAACGGATAAGCAAACCGAATTCTGATCGTGAAGAAGCATTCCCCACGATACTTTTCTTAAAAATCTCGGACATTGGAACTCTCAGTTCAAGAGCGATCTTAAATATCTTCCGTTTCTTCTCAGCATAAAATTTTTTGTTCGGCCATGCCTTTAAAATTGTAATTCAGAATAACATATCTTGTGGGCATTAGAAAATTTTCTCTGCCCTCTAAGAGGAGATGTAAGTCTGACCTTAGCTAGTGGAATCAATGTATACATTATATGAAATAGCTCGTATCCCCTACCAAGTCATATCTCGACTGATTTCAGTTTGATTTACTGGTTACACGACAATGTACCTTAATTTACCTTCATGTAGGATAATTCTTGAAAATGGGGCTCTGTTTTATGGTTACATTCTAAAGTAAATGGCAGATGGTTCCCTCCAGAATGCCTCAATGTCTAATATATGATGTATGACTGCATCCGGCCATTTGCAAAATTACGCAGAAATTAATGCTTATTTCTAAAGTGAAAGTCACgcgtttcatgatttatgaGATAGGATATTCCCTTGTGCAATGCCCTTTCCCTCGATAGTTCGTTGTCGGATATGGCATGTCATATTTATACTGGAATTTTTTTagtcatatttcaaattttacgCACGGATCATTTgtcttattttgattttttaggGTATTGGCTCTCTTTCTTCAGTTTGTTCACCACAAGTTAGATGTACAAACGAAAATTATTTTCCTTCTGATTTGTTCACATCCTTCTTTTTTCGCAGGCAACAACAGTTATC contains the following coding sequences:
- the LOC142505980 gene encoding protein NODULATION SIGNALING PATHWAY 2-like, producing the protein MEHEMINFDSFDIDTFSLSSIQDTLTSNNFGNDIENFLQLDSDHTYFDHQVYPDGVFELENVQENSTFQHQEILDNTENSNSEEIQDGSMESCHLIDLLLKGAEAVEAENWLLASKIVTRLNNLLSDQENGDNPLVRLALYFTEGLIYKSLGSPELLEDSILPQTDTFPAFQIFQELSPYMKFAHFTANQAILEAIQYHQELHILDFDVMEGAQWPPLMSDLSSRHEYADVSLRITGVITDEKIFDHVRQTGVRLQEFAKSINLNFIFDQFFMRRDQDFEDLEVSSDTLVANIMLHQLHMPQKEMSLVKIFLNGINQHLSPKIVILVENELFNFQRVPSMSFAEFFNEALQHYGSISDSLLTGFGRGYKSAVKLVEKVFMRMRILESLKEFPSLRREMENWTNEWPCSKGFRPIPVSSCNVTQAKFLVSLFKGGYWVLNEKTRLSLCWKSRPLIAASVWVTKTQKKFKF